A genomic stretch from Sebastes fasciatus isolate fSebFas1 chromosome 23, fSebFas1.pri, whole genome shotgun sequence includes:
- the rpl18a gene encoding large ribosomal subunit protein eL20, which produces MKASGTLREYKVVGRLLPSAKNPAPPLYRMRIFAPNHVVAKSRFWYFVSQLRKMKKASGETVYCGLVHEKTPLKVKNFGIWLRYDSRSGTHNMYREYRDLTTSGAVTQCYRDMGARHRARAHSIQIMKVQVIAANKCRRPAIKQFHDSKIKFPLPHRVLRRQHKPRFTTKRPNTFF; this is translated from the exons ATGAAGGCGTCCGGCACA CTTCGGGAGTACAAAGTCGTGGGGCGTTTGCTGCCCTCTGCCAAGAACCCGGCCCCCCCTCTGTACCGCATGAGGATCTTCGCCCCTAACCACGTTGTGGCCAAGTCTCGCTTCTGGTACTTCGTCTCCCAGCtgaggaagatgaagaaggCCTCCGGAGAGACCGTCTACTGTGGACTG GTCCACGAGAAAACCCCTCTGAAGGTGAAGAACTTTGGCATCTGGCTGCGTTACGACTCTCGTAGCGGCACCCACAACATGTACAGAGAGTACCGAGACCTGACCACCTCTGGAGCCGTCACCCAGTGCT ACCGTGATATGGGAGCTCGCCATCGTGCCCGTGCTCACTCCATCCAGATCATGAAGGTCCAAGTCATCGCTGCCAACAAATGTCGCAGACCTGCCATTAAGCAGTTCCAT GACTCTAAGATCAAGTTCCCGCTACCCCACCGGGTCCTGCGTCGCCAGCACAAACCTCGCTTCACCACCAAGAGACCAAACACCTTCTTCTAA
- the xpot gene encoding exportin-T, whose protein sequence is MACQSVAAVMDEQALLGLNPNADARYRQRAMAYFEQLKESQDAWEVCAEALAKGIYNDDHVKFFCFQVLEHQIKFRHAGLSSAQQQLIRETLMKWLQCQLMHAHPEKPFIRNKAAQVFALTFVMEYLTLWPKFFFDILSLVGLNPHGVDIYLRTLMAIDAEVVDRDILHMPDETRRNMLIKDGMREQCIPNLVESWFQILQTYQQTHPELTCQCLEVVGAFVSWIDLNLIANDRFVNLLLSQMSVEELREEACDCLFEIVNKGMDPVDKTKLVESLCQVLQSAGFFNVEQEEDVDFLAKFSRLVNGMGQSLVLSWTKLAKSGNVKDTAATLQAVESKVPLLLQLLVHEDDDISANIVGFCYEYLHVLKQLPQLTDQQKTSIEAIMLAVMKKLTYDDEYNFENEGEDEAMFVEYRKQLKMLLDRLAQVSPELLLEAVRRVFTNTMQTWQTAPFMEVEVAIRLLYMLGEALPASHGAHFNGDTAKTSALQDMMRTLVSCSVSSYQHSSVSLEFFETVVRYDKFFLVEPQHIPNVLMAFLDQRGLRHNSPKVRSRVAYLFSRFIKTLHKHMNAFVEDILTRIQDLLELAPPENGFLALLTSDDQLFMFEAAGVLIVNAESPVERKQALMRSLLLPLMDAFRLLLAKLSQETEEDRQTVIADCLSHAVGFASRTSKAFSNKQTVKHCGCTEVYRDCLQTFLPALSCPVQRGTLRSSVRSFLHRMIICMEEEVLPFVPAASEHMLKDCEAKDLQEFIPLISQITAKFKRQVSPFLQQVFMPLVLAIFEVLGRPAEDNDQAAALEKQMLRRSYFTFIQTVTGSGMNEVMANQGAENIERVVFTIIQGAVDFPDPIAQKTCFIILSKLVELWGGKDGMVGFPDFIYKNIVPACFMAPLKPTFDLSDAQTVLTLSECALTLKTIHLKRGPEFIQFLQQEYLPSLQVSPEISQELCQVLQQPDIKVLKNYIKAFFQRAKL, encoded by the exons ATGGCCTGCCAGTCTGTCGCTGCAGTCATGGACGAGCAGGCCCTGCTGGGGCTTAACCCGAACGCCGACGCCCGCTACAGGCAGAGG GCCATGGCCTACTTTGAGCAGCTGAAGGAGTCTCAGGATGCCTGGGAGGTTTGTGCAGAAGCTCTCGCTAAAGGGATCTACAA TGACGATCATGTGAAGTTCTTCTGCTTCCAAGTGTTGGAGCATCAGATAAAGTTCag aCATGCTGGTCTGAGTTCAGCTCAGCAGCAGCTCATCAGAGAGACTCTGATGAAGTGGCTCCAGTGTCAG CTGATGCACGCCCACCCTGAGAAGCCGTTCATCAGGAACAAGGCGGCCCAGGTGTTCGCTCTCACCTTCGTCATGGAGTACCTGACTCTGTGGCCCAAGTTCTTTTTCGACATCCTGTCTCTGGTGGGTCTGAACCCCCACGGCGTCGACATCTACCTGAGGACGCTGATGGCCATCGACGCCGAGGTGGTGGACCGAGACATCCTGCACATGCCTGAC GAGACGCGTAGAAACATGTTAATCAAAGACGGCATGCGGGAGCAGTGCATCCCCAACCTGGTGGAGTCCTGGTTCCAGATCCTGCAGACGTACCAGCAGACCCACCCAGAGCTCACCTGTCAGTGTCTGGAGGTGGTCGGAGCCTTTGTGTCCTGGATCGACCTCAACCTCATCGCCAACGACCG GTTCGTGAACCTGCTGCTGAGCCAGATGTCGGTGGAGGAGCTCCGAGAGGAGGCCTGCGACTGCCTGTTTGAAATAGTCAACAAAGGGATGGACCCCGTGGATAAAACCAAGCTGGTGGAGTCTCTGTGCCAGGTCCTGCAGTCGGCCGGGTTCTTCAACGTCGAGCAG GAGGAGGACGTGGACTTCCTGGCCAAGTTCTCTCGGCTGGTGAACGGGATGGGTCAGAGTCTGGTGCTCAGCTGGACCAAACTGGCCAAGAGCGGCAACGTGAAGGACACGGCGGCGACGCTGCAGGCCGTGGAGAGCAAagtgccgctgctgctgcagctgctggtgCACGAGGACGACGACATCTCCGCCAACATCGTCGGCTTCTGCTACGAATACCTGCACGTCCTCAAACAG cttCCTCAACTGACCGACCAGCAGAAAACCAGCATCGAA GCCATCATGCTGGCTGTCATGAAGAAACTGACGTATGACGACGAGTACAACTTTGAAAACGAG GGTGAAGACGAGGCGATGTTCGTGGAGTACAGGAAGCAGCTGAAGATGCTGTTGGACCGTCTGGCTCAGGTTTCTCCTGAACTGCTGCTGGAGGCCGTCCGACGGGTCTTCACCAACACCATGCA GACGTGGCAGACGGCTCCGTtcatggaggtggaggtggccATCAGGCTGCTCTACATGCTCGGCGAGGCTCTGCCGGCGTCGCACGGCGCTCACTTCAACGGAGACACGGCAAAGACGAGCGCCCTGCAGGACATGATGAGGACG CTGGTGTCCTGCAGCGTCAGCAGCTACCAGCACAGCTCCGTGTCTCTGGAGTTCTTCGAAACCGTCGTCAGATACGATAAGTTCTTCCTCGTGGAGCCTCAACACATCCCTAATGTCTTG ATGGCGTTTCTGGACCAAAGAGGACTGAGACACAACAGCCCGAAGGTCCGCAGCAGAGTGGCCTACCTCTTCTCCAGGTTCATCAAGACGCTGCA TAAACACATGAATGCGTTCGTTGAGGACATCCTGACCCGGATCCAGGACCTGCTGGAGCTCGCTCCTCCT GAGAACGGCTTCCTGGCGCTGCTGACCAGCGACGACCAGCTGTTCATGTTTGAGGCGGCGGGCGTGCTGATCGTGAACGCAGAGAGTCCCGTGGAGAGGAAGCAGGCGCTGATGAGGAGCCTGCTGCTGCCGCTAATGGACGCCTTCCGCCTTCTGCTTGCCAAGCTGTCgcaggagacagaggaggatcGGCAGACCGTGATTGCCGACTGTCTGAGCCACGCCGTCGGCTTCGCCAG TCGGACCAGCAAAGCGTTCAGTAACAAGCAGACGGTGAAGCATTGCGGCTGCACGGAGGTCTACAGGGACTGTCTACAGACCTTCCTGCCCGCGCTGAGCTGCCCCGTCCAGCGGGGGACGCTACGCAGCTCGGTCCGCTCCTTCCTGCACCGCATGATCATCtgcatggaggaggaggtgctgcCCTTCGTCCCCGCCGCCTCCGAGCACATGCTGAAGGACTGCGAGGCCAAAGACCTGCAGGAGTTCATCCCGCTCATCAGCCAGATCACCGCCAAGTTCAAG CGGCAGGTTTCTCCCTTCCTGCAGCAGGTCTTCATGCCGCTAGTGCTCGCCATCTTCGAGGTGTTGGGCCGGCCGGCGGAGGACAACGACCAGGCGGCGGCTCTGGAGAAGCAGATGCTGAGGAGGAGCTACTTCACCTTCATCCAGACCGTCACAGGAAGTGGGATGAACGAGGTGATGGCCAACCAGG gaGCAGAAAACATCGAGCGAGTGGTGTTCACCATCATCCAGGGAGCCGTGGACTTCCCCGACCCCATCGCTCAGAAGACCTGCTTCATCATCCTCTCCAAACTGGTGGAGCTGTGgg GAGGTAAAGACGGCATGGTGGGTTTCCCCGACTTCATCTACAAAAACATCGTTCCTGCGTGCTTCATGGCTCCTCTCAAaccgacctttgacctctcagaCGCTCAGACCGTCCTG ACGCTGTCAGAGTGTGCACTCACGCTGAAAACGATTCATCTCAAAAGG GGGCCGGAGTTCATCCAATTCCTGCAGCAGGAGTATTTACCGTCGCTGCAGGTGTCTCCAGAAATCTCACAG GAACTTTGTCAAGTGCTTCAGCAGCCGGACATCAAAGTCCTGAAAAACTACATTAAG GCGTTCTTTCAGCGAGCCAAACTGTAG